From Frateuria aurantia DSM 6220, one genomic window encodes:
- a CDS encoding esterase/lipase family protein, with protein MNKHLARMVVWLALLCPAMSAMAITATTTDGYARTRFPIVLVPGSFGFDMLLGFIDYWSDIPQQLRQGGAEVYLARLNPLAVNPARGEQLISQLENLQAVYGYRRFNLYAHSQGGLTARYVAAVRPDLVASVTTLSAPNGGSLFADGNTVLAPPGSLQRRILAAISDLGGELISIASGQGLQTEDWLAVNASMTTAAMTRFNALYPAGAPGRPCGGGPEVGANGVRYYSLGGTAVLTNPLDPSDDGMVLTSLFFGSVRNDGLVGKCASHWGEVLRDDYPWNHLDAVNQIFGLRALFSPDPGEVYRAQANRLKQSGL; from the coding sequence ATGAACAAGCATCTTGCAAGAATGGTCGTATGGCTGGCACTGCTCTGTCCGGCCATGTCCGCGATGGCCATCACGGCCACCACGACGGACGGATATGCCCGGACCCGTTTTCCCATCGTACTGGTGCCGGGGTCGTTCGGCTTCGACATGCTTCTGGGTTTCATCGACTACTGGAGCGACATACCTCAGCAACTGAGGCAAGGTGGTGCGGAAGTCTATCTGGCCAGGCTCAATCCTCTGGCGGTGAATCCGGCGCGAGGTGAGCAGTTGATCAGCCAGCTGGAGAACCTGCAGGCGGTGTATGGCTACCGTCGCTTCAATCTGTACGCGCACAGCCAGGGCGGTCTGACCGCACGCTATGTGGCGGCCGTGAGACCGGATCTGGTGGCTTCGGTCACGACGCTGAGTGCTCCCAATGGCGGCAGCCTGTTCGCCGACGGCAATACGGTGCTGGCACCCCCTGGTTCCTTGCAAAGAAGAATTCTTGCGGCGATTTCGGACCTGGGGGGCGAACTGATTTCCATCGCCTCGGGGCAGGGCCTGCAGACGGAGGACTGGCTGGCGGTGAATGCCTCGATGACTACGGCGGCGATGACCCGCTTCAATGCGCTCTATCCTGCCGGTGCACCGGGCCGTCCTTGCGGCGGTGGTCCCGAGGTGGGGGCCAATGGCGTACGTTACTATTCATTGGGGGGAACCGCGGTGCTGACCAATCCACTGGACCCGTCGGATGATGGTATGGTGCTGACCAGCCTGTTTTTCGGGTCGGTGCGCAATGATGGCCTGGTGGGGAAGTGCGCCAGTCATTGGGGCGAGGTATTGCGTGATGACTATCCCTGGAACCACCTGGATGCGGTCAACCAGATCTTTGGCCTGCGGGCCCTGTTCTCGCCGGATCCGGGTGAAGTGTACCGGGCCCAGGCCAATCGTCTGAAGCAGTCCGGCTTGTAG
- a CDS encoding esterase/lipase family protein, with protein sequence MDVYTQTRYPVVLVHGMLGFDTLLGLIQYWGDIPDQLRRGGARVYVVRLSQLDSDAVRGEQLLDQLQALQAIHGFARFNLIAHSQGGTTSRYVAEARPDLVASLTTLGTPHGGSRVADGLLKWAPEPSLQGALLKGMIELLGQFESLGSGAGFSPQRFETTLQGLSTQRMQAFNLDHPSGAPPMACGSVPELAGNGVRYYSLGGTGVLTHPLDPGDYVLGLASLFFKGEPGDGLVGRCASHWGWVLRDDYPWNHLDEINQLFGLRGLFSPDPGEVLRVQLNRLKLTGL encoded by the coding sequence ATGGACGTCTATACACAGACACGATACCCGGTGGTGCTGGTACACGGCATGCTGGGCTTCGATACCCTGCTGGGGCTGATCCAGTACTGGGGTGACATTCCCGACCAGTTGCGCAGGGGCGGCGCCAGGGTCTATGTGGTCAGGCTCAGCCAGCTTGATTCCGATGCGGTGCGTGGCGAGCAGTTGCTGGATCAGTTGCAGGCGCTGCAGGCGATACATGGCTTTGCACGTTTCAATCTGATCGCGCACAGTCAGGGCGGCACTACTTCACGCTACGTGGCTGAGGCCCGGCCTGATCTGGTCGCTTCGCTGACCACGCTGGGCACGCCCCATGGCGGCAGCCGGGTGGCGGACGGGCTGCTGAAATGGGCGCCGGAGCCATCGCTGCAGGGGGCACTGCTGAAAGGCATGATCGAATTGCTTGGCCAGTTCGAATCCCTGGGCTCCGGAGCCGGCTTCAGTCCGCAGCGGTTTGAGACCACCTTGCAGGGTCTGAGCACGCAGCGGATGCAGGCTTTCAATCTGGATCATCCCTCGGGGGCGCCGCCCATGGCCTGTGGCAGCGTGCCTGAGCTGGCCGGCAACGGGGTGCGCTATTACTCGCTGGGCGGTACCGGAGTGCTGACCCATCCGCTGGATCCGGGCGACTATGTATTGGGCCTTGCTTCGCTGTTCTTCAAGGGCGAACCCGGTGACGGGCTGGTGGGACGCTGCGCCTCGCACTGGGGATGGGTGTTGCGTGATGACTATCCCTGGAACCATCTGGACGAGATCAATCAGCTGTTCGGGTTGCGCGGCCTGTTTTCACCGGACCCTGGCGAGGTCCTGCGGGTCCAGCTGAATCGGCTCAAACTGACCGGACTGTAG
- a CDS encoding homoserine dehydrogenase — MTRFAQTLPDPIIAAKAVPPLPPTGPRSLAVGVIGPGRVGSCLLQQLEAARPRLWHEAGLDLQLPAVVGRQRMWLDCDDPELNHRQDAAQTWRPADLEEFASYLQSRRADAALLVDCSASELVVARYPSWLKAGMHIVTPNKLAVSGPLPRWLEIRRACDSGARLRYEATVGAGLPVIQTLRSLLDTGDQLRSVQGMFSGTLAWLCNRHDGTRPFSVLLREARDLGYTEPDPRDDLSGIDVARKLVILAREAGHPLSLEDVRIESLVPAELAALSCEAFLERLEALDAPMDLALTRARAGGGVLRHVASFDPQEGARVSLQVLPASHPFAHTRLTDNIVQFTTARYGENPLVVQGPGAGPEVTAAGVFGDLLQIAHALPAHA, encoded by the coding sequence GTGACGCGTTTCGCCCAGACATTGCCCGATCCGATCATCGCCGCCAAGGCGGTCCCCCCGTTGCCACCCACCGGACCGCGCTCGCTGGCCGTCGGCGTGATCGGCCCGGGGCGGGTCGGCAGCTGCCTTCTGCAGCAACTGGAGGCGGCCCGACCCCGGCTGTGGCACGAAGCCGGACTGGACCTGCAACTGCCAGCCGTGGTCGGTCGCCAACGGATGTGGCTGGACTGCGATGATCCGGAACTGAACCATCGCCAGGACGCCGCCCAGACCTGGCGACCCGCGGATCTCGAGGAGTTTGCCAGTTACCTGCAAAGCCGGCGGGCCGATGCCGCCCTGCTGGTCGACTGCAGCGCCAGCGAGCTGGTCGTCGCCCGCTACCCGTCCTGGCTGAAAGCCGGCATGCATATCGTGACGCCCAACAAACTGGCGGTCAGCGGACCACTGCCTCGCTGGCTGGAAATCCGTCGTGCCTGTGACAGCGGCGCCCGCCTGCGCTATGAGGCCACCGTAGGAGCCGGTCTGCCTGTGATCCAGACCTTGCGCAGCCTGCTCGATACCGGTGATCAGTTGCGGTCCGTGCAAGGCATGTTCTCCGGTACCCTGGCCTGGCTGTGCAACCGGCATGACGGAACGCGGCCTTTTTCCGTGCTGCTGCGGGAGGCCCGGGATCTGGGCTATACCGAACCGGACCCGCGCGATGACCTGTCCGGCATCGATGTCGCCCGCAAGCTGGTGATTCTCGCTCGCGAAGCCGGCCACCCGCTGTCACTGGAAGATGTACGGATCGAAAGCCTGGTCCCGGCCGAACTGGCCGCCCTGTCCTGTGAAGCCTTTCTTGAACGGCTGGAGGCACTGGATGCGCCGATGGACCTGGCACTGACCCGAGCCCGTGCAGGCGGTGGCGTGCTGCGCCATGTCGCCAGCTTCGACCCGCAGGAAGGCGCGCGGGTCAGTCTGCAGGTGCTGCCGGCCTCGCATCCCTTCGCCCATACCCGGCTGACGGACAATATCGTGCAGTTCACGACCGCCCGCTATGGTGAAAACCCTCTGGTCGTCCAGGGCCCCGGCGCCGGTCCCGAGGTCACCGCCGCCGGTGTCTTCGGCGATCTGCTGCAGATCGCCCACGCCCTGCCCGCCCACGCCTGA
- a CDS encoding homoserine kinase, producing MSISVPFPRTARARASASLGNVAVGFDILGHSIDGPADIATVSRIDRPEVVITAIRGCAPDLPTDPRHNTAGMALLALRKALGIQHGFALALDKGIPLGSGLGGSAASCVAALVAANALLDRPLQHEALYGFAMEGEAVASGSRHGDNVGPMLTGGLALATRDRLLRIPVPAEWHCAVVHPHHVLETRKARAALERDFDLPVFVRQSSHLALVLAGCYQADPELVREGLKDVLVEPLRAALVPQFHRVKQAALDHHALGASIAGGGPSVFGWYTTRADADKAAAAMAAAFAEGGLDSDRHVSAINGPAACLLESACEVAA from the coding sequence ATGTCCATCTCCGTTCCCTTCCCCCGTACCGCCCGGGCTCGTGCCAGTGCCAGTCTCGGCAACGTCGCCGTGGGCTTCGACATCCTTGGTCACAGCATCGATGGCCCCGCGGACATCGCCACGGTGAGTCGCATCGATCGCCCCGAGGTGGTCATCACCGCCATCCGTGGCTGCGCGCCTGACCTGCCCACCGATCCGCGCCACAATACCGCCGGCATGGCCTTGCTGGCACTGCGCAAGGCACTGGGCATTCAGCACGGCTTCGCCTTGGCTCTGGACAAGGGCATCCCGCTGGGATCCGGCCTGGGTGGTTCGGCTGCCTCCTGCGTCGCGGCCCTGGTCGCGGCCAATGCCTTGCTCGACCGCCCCCTCCAACACGAGGCCCTGTACGGCTTTGCGATGGAAGGCGAGGCCGTCGCCAGCGGCAGCCGCCATGGCGACAATGTCGGCCCGATGCTGACTGGCGGCCTGGCGCTGGCCACCCGGGATCGCCTGCTGCGGATTCCGGTGCCGGCCGAGTGGCATTGCGCGGTGGTCCACCCCCATCACGTATTGGAAACCCGCAAGGCCCGTGCCGCGCTGGAACGTGATTTCGACCTGCCGGTCTTTGTGCGCCAGAGCAGCCACCTGGCCCTGGTCCTGGCCGGCTGCTATCAGGCCGACCCGGAACTGGTCCGTGAAGGCCTGAAAGATGTTCTGGTCGAACCCCTGCGTGCGGCTCTGGTCCCGCAATTTCATCGCGTCAAGCAGGCCGCGCTGGACCATCACGCCCTTGGCGCCAGCATCGCCGGTGGCGGTCCCAGCGTCTTTGGCTGGTATACCACCCGGGCAGATGCCGACAAGGCCGCTGCCGCCATGGCGGCAGCTTTTGCCGAAGGCGGCCTGGACAGCGATCGCCACGTATCGGCCATCAACGGGCCGGCCGCCTGCCTGCTGGAATCGGCCTGCGAGGTGGCCGCATGA
- the thrC gene encoding threonine synthase: MSRPMVFHSTRDATVSAGLSQAIAAGLAPDGGLYVPAALPRQHPADFAAGADLAETACQLLQPFFAGDPLEVELPAICREAFTFQAPLRTLGFGEAQVLELFHGPTAAFKDFGARFLAACLRRLPRADARPLTILVATSGDTGAAVGAAFDGLPGLQVMILYPDGKVSPRQAHQLGSFGGNVQALKVTGRFDDCQRMVKAALNDGRLQADVPLSSANSISLGRLLPQMAYYAQACLQEWQREGRLLNLIIPTGNLGNALAATWVRAMGLPIGEIVLSCNANRTLPDYFDGQDYRPREAVATLANAMDVGAPSNFERLRWTFPEEELLRRHLRAFSIDDADIMTSLKRHALDDGELLCPHTSTAAAVLDRLRQAADHRPWTLVATAHPAKFETVIEPLISRPVAVPPALQTMLDRPARARSIPPSDSMLAACLRAFPSDQ, encoded by the coding sequence ATGAGCCGCCCCATGGTCTTCCACAGCACCCGTGATGCCACCGTCAGCGCCGGCTTGAGCCAGGCCATCGCGGCAGGACTTGCGCCGGACGGCGGCCTTTATGTCCCGGCCGCACTGCCGCGACAGCATCCGGCCGACTTTGCCGCCGGGGCCGATCTGGCCGAAACCGCCTGTCAGCTGCTGCAGCCGTTTTTTGCCGGCGATCCGCTGGAGGTCGAACTGCCCGCCATCTGCCGTGAAGCCTTCACCTTCCAGGCTCCGCTGCGGACTCTGGGTTTCGGCGAAGCGCAGGTGCTGGAGCTGTTCCATGGCCCCACGGCCGCCTTCAAGGATTTTGGTGCCCGCTTTCTGGCCGCCTGTCTGCGTCGCCTGCCCCGCGCCGACGCTCGCCCGCTGACCATCCTGGTAGCCACATCCGGTGATACCGGCGCGGCAGTCGGCGCCGCCTTCGATGGTCTGCCCGGGCTGCAGGTGATGATCCTGTATCCGGACGGCAAGGTATCACCACGTCAGGCCCATCAGCTGGGCAGTTTCGGCGGCAATGTCCAGGCCCTCAAGGTCACCGGCCGCTTCGACGACTGCCAGCGCATGGTCAAGGCCGCCCTGAATGATGGCCGGCTGCAAGCCGACGTGCCCTTGTCCTCGGCCAACAGCATCAGTCTGGGTCGGCTGCTGCCGCAGATGGCCTATTACGCCCAGGCTTGCCTGCAGGAATGGCAGCGCGAAGGACGTCTCCTGAACCTGATCATTCCCACCGGCAATCTCGGCAATGCGCTGGCCGCCACCTGGGTCCGCGCCATGGGCCTGCCGATCGGCGAGATCGTGCTCAGCTGCAATGCCAATCGCACCTTGCCGGACTATTTCGACGGCCAGGACTACCGCCCTCGCGAGGCCGTGGCCACTCTGGCCAATGCCATGGACGTCGGTGCACCCAGCAATTTCGAGCGATTGCGCTGGACCTTCCCGGAGGAAGAGCTGCTGCGCCGGCATCTGCGCGCCTTCAGCATTGATGATGCGGACATCATGACCAGCCTGAAGCGCCATGCCCTCGATGACGGCGAGCTGCTGTGCCCGCATACCTCGACCGCGGCCGCCGTGCTGGATCGCCTGCGCCAGGCGGCCGATCACCGCCCCTGGACCCTGGTCGCCACCGCGCATCCGGCCAAGTTCGAAACCGTGATCGAACCCCTGATCAGCCGGCCGGTGGCTGTTCCGCCTGCTTTGCAGACCATGCTGGACCGTCCTGCCCGCGCCAGGTCGATACCGCCCTCCGATTCGATGCTCGCTGCCTGCCTGCGTGCCTTCCCGTCAGATCAGTGA
- a CDS encoding 2-isopropylmalate synthase: protein MTTDSSSTAPPGDVASQQVRIFDTTLRDGEQAPGFSMNRQAKLRMAQMLESLGVDVMETGFPAASPDDFAAVAEISRQLRNTTACALARCQAADIEAAGRALEGAHRSRIHVFLSTSPLHREFKLGKSKSEVIDLACSGIERALQYCDEVEFSAEDALRTEPDYLIEVFNAAIAAGASTLNAPDTVGFTTPAEVEALFRQLYREVRHQGRAIFSAHCHDDLGMAVANSLAAVAGGARQIECTINGIGERAGNASLEEVVMALKVRSPLYGLQTRIDTRKLYPASRLLSQLTGQSVPRNKAIVGENAFAHESGIHQHGMLKHRGTYEIMTPQDVGIAETRLVLGKHSGRAALRQRLQVLGQQPDEAAMEDIFSRFKALADRKSEVHDDDLIALALGQDPDAVGPWHLGRLSTHSDLGGRARATIGLHHDDGRQISGEAQGDGPVDAALKAIADAIGLSPQLTEFQIRAVGAGSDAQGQAHLSVSHQGRHWRASGVSTDVIEAAAQALLSAINRIQRSTPDQVDAAARRAAP from the coding sequence ATGACCACCGACTCCTCCAGCACCGCCCCCCCGGGTGACGTAGCCAGCCAGCAGGTCCGCATCTTCGATACCACCTTGCGTGACGGCGAACAGGCTCCCGGCTTTTCCATGAATCGCCAGGCCAAGCTGCGGATGGCCCAGATGCTGGAATCGCTGGGCGTGGATGTGATGGAGACCGGTTTTCCAGCCGCCTCGCCGGACGACTTCGCCGCCGTCGCCGAGATCAGCCGCCAGTTGCGCAATACCACGGCCTGCGCCCTGGCCCGCTGCCAGGCCGCCGATATCGAGGCCGCCGGCCGCGCTCTGGAGGGAGCCCATCGCTCTCGAATCCATGTGTTTCTCTCGACCAGCCCGCTGCACCGCGAATTCAAGCTGGGCAAGAGCAAGTCCGAAGTGATCGATCTGGCCTGCAGCGGCATCGAACGCGCCCTGCAGTACTGTGACGAAGTGGAATTTTCGGCTGAAGACGCCTTGCGTACCGAGCCCGACTATCTCATCGAAGTCTTCAATGCCGCGATTGCTGCCGGTGCCAGCACCTTGAATGCCCCCGACACGGTCGGCTTCACCACCCCAGCGGAAGTCGAAGCCCTGTTCCGCCAGCTGTACCGAGAGGTCCGGCACCAAGGGCGGGCGATATTCTCGGCCCATTGCCACGATGATCTGGGCATGGCCGTTGCCAACAGCCTGGCGGCCGTCGCCGGCGGCGCCCGCCAGATCGAATGCACCATCAACGGCATCGGCGAGCGTGCCGGCAACGCCTCGCTGGAAGAGGTGGTGATGGCCTTGAAGGTCCGCTCGCCGCTTTACGGCCTGCAGACCCGCATCGACACCCGCAAGCTGTATCCGGCCTCGCGCCTGCTGAGCCAGCTGACCGGTCAGTCCGTGCCGCGCAACAAGGCCATTGTCGGCGAGAACGCCTTCGCCCATGAGTCCGGGATTCACCAGCACGGCATGCTGAAACACCGGGGCACCTACGAGATCATGACGCCGCAGGACGTCGGCATCGCCGAGACCCGACTGGTGCTGGGCAAGCATTCCGGCCGCGCCGCCCTGCGCCAGCGCCTGCAGGTGCTGGGCCAGCAGCCCGACGAAGCGGCGATGGAGGATATCTTCAGCCGTTTCAAAGCTCTGGCCGACCGCAAAAGCGAAGTGCACGACGATGATCTGATCGCGCTGGCCCTGGGCCAGGATCCGGACGCCGTCGGCCCCTGGCACCTTGGACGGCTGAGCACCCATTCGGATCTCGGTGGCCGGGCCCGCGCCACGATCGGCCTGCACCATGACGATGGCCGCCAGATCAGCGGCGAGGCCCAGGGTGACGGTCCGGTCGATGCCGCCCTGAAAGCCATTGCCGACGCCATCGGCCTCAGCCCGCAACTGACCGAATTCCAGATCCGTGCCGTCGGTGCCGGCAGCGATGCCCAGGGCCAGGCTCATCTGAGCGTCAGCCACCAGGGTCGCCACTGGCGCGCCAGTGGCGTCAGCACCGATGTCATCGAGGCCGCCGCCCAGGCCCTGCTGAGCGCCATCAACCGCATCCAGCGCAGCACGCCCGACCAGGTCGATGCTGCCGCCAGGCGAGCCGCGCCCTGA
- the leuC gene encoding 3-isopropylmalate dehydratase large subunit, whose translation MTYPRTLFEKIWDRHVVVPETADTPAILYIDLHLIHEVTTPQAFDELRQRGLGVARPQQVLATLDHSTPTLPANPDGSHPYVTEQAARQVATLERNCHEFGIELNGWGSAHRGIVHVIGPEYGATQPGMTIVCGDSHTATHGAFGALAFGIGTTEVGHVLATQCLLQRKPKTLAIEVDGELRPGIGAKDLILHIIGRIGIGGGTGHVIEYRGKAIEALSMEERMTVCNMSIEAGARAGLIAPDATTYAWLQGRPKAPAGADWDRAVQAWHELASDPGARYDRVVHIDAGEVMPTITYGTHPGMVIPIGEAVPDARDEQERKALDYMRFQSGQSLLGEKVDVVFVGSCTNSRLSDLREAAAVLRHKPVATGVRMLVVPGSVQIKAEAEAEGLDKVFRQAGAEWREAGCSMCIGMNGDIAGPGQLVVSTSNRNFEGRQGPGVRTVLASPRIAALAAVHGCITAPDDAMEIAA comes from the coding sequence ATGACCTACCCCCGTACCTTGTTCGAGAAAATCTGGGACCGCCATGTGGTGGTTCCCGAAACCGCCGATACACCGGCCATCCTGTATATCGACCTTCATCTGATCCATGAGGTCACCACCCCGCAGGCCTTTGACGAGCTGCGCCAGCGCGGTCTGGGCGTGGCCCGCCCGCAGCAGGTACTGGCCACCCTGGATCACTCCACCCCGACCCTGCCGGCCAATCCCGACGGCAGCCATCCATATGTCACCGAACAGGCGGCCCGCCAGGTCGCCACCCTGGAACGGAACTGCCACGAGTTCGGCATCGAACTGAATGGCTGGGGTTCGGCCCATCGCGGCATCGTGCATGTGATCGGCCCGGAATACGGTGCCACCCAGCCCGGCATGACCATCGTCTGCGGCGACAGCCATACCGCCACGCATGGTGCTTTCGGTGCCTTGGCTTTCGGCATCGGCACCACCGAGGTCGGTCATGTGCTGGCCACCCAGTGCCTGCTGCAGCGCAAGCCGAAAACGCTGGCCATCGAGGTCGACGGCGAGCTGCGACCCGGCATCGGCGCCAAGGATCTGATCCTGCACATCATCGGCAGGATCGGCATCGGCGGCGGCACCGGCCACGTCATCGAATACCGTGGCAAGGCCATCGAAGCCTTGTCGATGGAAGAGCGTATGACGGTCTGCAATATGTCGATCGAGGCCGGTGCCCGCGCCGGCCTGATCGCTCCCGATGCGACCACCTATGCCTGGCTGCAGGGCCGTCCGAAAGCCCCGGCAGGGGCGGACTGGGACCGTGCCGTGCAGGCCTGGCACGAGCTGGCCTCCGACCCCGGTGCCCGCTATGACCGCGTGGTGCATATCGATGCCGGCGAGGTGATGCCGACCATCACCTACGGCACCCATCCAGGCATGGTGATCCCCATCGGCGAAGCCGTCCCCGACGCTCGTGACGAGCAGGAGCGCAAGGCGCTGGACTACATGCGCTTTCAGAGCGGCCAGAGTTTGCTGGGCGAGAAGGTCGATGTGGTCTTTGTCGGCTCCTGCACCAATTCCCGGCTGTCGGATCTGCGTGAAGCTGCCGCCGTGCTGCGCCACAAACCGGTTGCGACCGGGGTCCGCATGCTGGTGGTACCCGGCTCGGTGCAGATCAAGGCCGAAGCCGAGGCCGAAGGACTGGACAAGGTCTTTCGCCAGGCCGGTGCCGAATGGCGCGAGGCCGGCTGCTCGATGTGCATCGGCATGAACGGCGATATCGCCGGGCCCGGCCAGCTGGTGGTCTCCACCAGCAACCGCAATTTCGAAGGCCGCCAGGGTCCGGGTGTACGCACCGTGCTGGCAAGCCCGCGCATTGCCGCTCTGGCCGCCGTCCACGGCTGCATCACCGCCCCTGACGACGCCATGGAGATCGCCGCATGA
- the leuD gene encoding 3-isopropylmalate dehydratase small subunit: MKPLTVIDSRTAVLPFENIDTDRIIPARFLTTTERRGLGRHAFNDWRYLEDGRDNPDFVLNQPQAAGCEILVAGHNFGCGSSREHAPWALLDFGIKAVISSEIADIFRSNALKNGLLAIVLPETEHARLMQHPGQRLHIDIQTGNIQTADGRNIHFELDGFARHCLLNGVDQLGYLLQHRQQINDYEQKRDICA; this comes from the coding sequence ATGAAGCCGCTGACCGTGATTGATTCCCGTACGGCGGTATTGCCGTTTGAAAACATCGATACCGACCGCATCATTCCGGCCCGGTTTCTGACCACCACCGAGCGCCGGGGTCTGGGCCGGCATGCCTTCAATGACTGGCGCTATCTGGAAGATGGCCGCGACAACCCCGATTTCGTGCTGAACCAGCCCCAGGCCGCCGGCTGTGAAATCCTGGTCGCCGGGCACAACTTCGGCTGCGGCTCATCGCGTGAGCACGCACCATGGGCCTTGCTCGATTTCGGCATCAAGGCCGTGATCTCTTCGGAAATCGCCGACATCTTCCGCAGCAACGCGCTGAAAAACGGCCTGCTGGCCATCGTTCTGCCCGAGACCGAGCACGCCCGACTGATGCAGCATCCCGGCCAGCGCCTGCATATCGATATCCAGACCGGCAACATCCAGACCGCGGATGGCCGGAACATCCATTTCGAACTGGACGGCTTCGCCCGCCATTGCCTGTTGAACGGCGTCGACCAGCTGGGCTATCTGCTGCAGCACCGTCAACAGATCAACGATTACGAACAAAAGCGGGATATCTGCGCATGA
- the leuB gene encoding 3-isopropylmalate dehydrogenase produces the protein MNYRIVTLPGDGVGPEVSAAAVEVLHEIGRQFGHQFQIDEQLIGGAAIDATGQALPEASLEAARQADAVLLGAVGGPKWSDPQAKVRPEQGLLALRAALQVYANLRPLQVHPALAELSPLKNERLQGVDILFVRELTGGTYFGAKQRGKDFATDECRYTEAEIERVVRRAFELARGRRRHLTSVDKANVLETSRLWRSTVQRLAGEYPDVVVEHQLVDSMAMLLLTQPSRYDVVVTENLFGDILTDEAAALAGSLGLLPSASLGEGRNALYEPIHGSAPDIAGQGIANPVGTILSAALLLRHSLQLDAEASAVEKAVDHVLSKGPHSRDIGGEAGTDEVLTAVLKALRNNRH, from the coding sequence ATGAACTACCGGATTGTGACCTTGCCCGGCGATGGTGTCGGCCCTGAAGTCTCCGCCGCCGCGGTCGAGGTACTGCATGAAATCGGCCGTCAGTTCGGCCACCAGTTCCAGATCGACGAGCAGCTGATCGGTGGTGCCGCCATCGATGCCACCGGCCAGGCCCTGCCGGAAGCCAGCCTGGAGGCGGCCCGTCAGGCCGATGCCGTGCTGCTGGGTGCGGTAGGTGGGCCCAAGTGGTCGGATCCGCAGGCCAAGGTTCGCCCCGAGCAAGGCCTGCTGGCCTTGCGCGCCGCGCTGCAGGTCTATGCCAATCTGCGGCCGCTGCAGGTACATCCGGCACTGGCCGAGCTGTCACCGCTCAAGAATGAACGCCTGCAGGGCGTCGATATCCTGTTCGTTCGCGAGCTGACCGGCGGCACCTATTTCGGTGCCAAGCAGCGCGGCAAGGATTTCGCCACGGACGAATGCCGTTATACCGAGGCCGAGATCGAGCGGGTGGTCCGTCGCGCCTTCGAGCTGGCCCGCGGTCGTCGCCGCCATCTCACCTCGGTGGACAAGGCCAATGTGCTGGAGACCTCGCGCCTGTGGCGCAGCACCGTGCAACGGCTGGCCGGCGAATATCCCGATGTCGTCGTCGAACACCAGCTGGTCGATTCGATGGCGATGCTGCTGCTGACCCAGCCCTCGCGGTACGACGTGGTGGTCACCGAAAACCTGTTCGGTGACATTCTGACCGACGAGGCCGCCGCGCTGGCCGGCTCACTGGGTCTGCTGCCCTCCGCCTCGCTGGGCGAAGGCCGCAATGCCTTGTATGAACCCATCCATGGATCGGCACCCGATATCGCCGGCCAGGGCATTGCCAACCCAGTCGGCACCATCCTGTCGGCAGCCCTGCTGTTGCGTCATTCACTGCAGCTCGATGCCGAGGCCTCGGCCGTGGAGAAGGCCGTGGATCATGTCCTGAGCAAGGGACCGCATTCGCGGGACATCGGCGGTGAGGCCGGTACCGACGAGGTCCTGACCGCCGTACTGAAGGCACTGCGCAACAACCGTCACTGA